One window of Arthrobacter oryzae genomic DNA carries:
- a CDS encoding M20 metallopeptidase family protein, which produces MSVARILEDARELHGEVVQLRHDLHRHPELGLDLPRTQEKVLEAMSDLPLEITLGKGLTSVGAVLRGTAGDPSAVDRPTVLLRADMDALPLQEETGVGFASMTPNRMHACGHDLHTSMLVGAARLLAERRHQLAGDVVLMFQPAEEQLAGAPMMIEEGILELSGRQADAAYGLHVFSAGGNTGRFETKAGVMMSAADALFVKVIGRGGHGSAPHQAKDPVPVMAEMILGLQNMVTRQFNAHDPVVVSVGMVKAGEAINVIPDMAEFGASLRMYSDEARTKMQTAIPRLLKGIASAHGLEVDINYHVGGRVTVTDAAHTAFAAEQIHELFGAERHHSLPAPLGGSEDFADVLARVPGSFICLDATPLGGGPDAAFNHSPRATFDDSVLVDGTALYTQLAVARLAQLAAA; this is translated from the coding sequence GTGTCCGTCGCCCGAATTCTTGAAGACGCCCGCGAACTCCACGGCGAAGTCGTCCAGTTGCGCCACGACCTGCACCGCCACCCCGAACTGGGCCTGGACCTGCCCCGCACCCAGGAGAAGGTGCTGGAGGCAATGTCCGACCTGCCCCTCGAGATCACGCTGGGCAAGGGCCTCACGTCCGTGGGCGCGGTTTTGCGGGGCACCGCCGGTGACCCGTCCGCCGTCGACCGCCCCACTGTCCTGCTCCGCGCCGATATGGATGCCTTGCCGCTGCAGGAGGAAACCGGCGTCGGCTTCGCGTCCATGACGCCGAACCGGATGCATGCCTGCGGCCACGATCTGCACACGTCCATGCTGGTGGGCGCTGCGCGGCTGCTGGCCGAGCGGCGGCACCAGCTGGCCGGCGACGTCGTCCTGATGTTCCAGCCGGCGGAGGAACAGCTGGCCGGCGCCCCGATGATGATCGAGGAAGGCATCCTGGAGCTGTCCGGTCGCCAGGCCGACGCCGCCTACGGGCTGCACGTGTTCAGCGCCGGCGGCAACACCGGCCGGTTCGAAACCAAGGCCGGCGTTATGATGTCCGCCGCGGATGCGCTCTTCGTGAAGGTCATCGGCCGGGGCGGCCACGGCTCGGCGCCGCATCAGGCAAAGGATCCCGTCCCGGTGATGGCCGAAATGATCCTGGGCCTCCAGAACATGGTCACGAGACAGTTCAACGCCCACGATCCTGTGGTGGTTTCCGTGGGCATGGTCAAGGCGGGAGAGGCCATCAACGTCATCCCGGACATGGCCGAATTCGGTGCCAGCCTGCGGATGTACTCGGACGAAGCCCGCACCAAGATGCAGACCGCCATCCCGCGCCTGCTCAAGGGCATCGCATCAGCCCACGGGCTGGAAGTGGACATCAACTACCACGTGGGCGGACGCGTCACAGTCACTGACGCGGCCCACACGGCCTTCGCTGCTGAGCAGATCCATGAGCTCTTCGGCGCCGAACGCCACCACAGCCTGCCCGCCCCGCTAGGCGGGTCCGAGGACTTCGCCGACGTCCTGGCCCGGGTACCGGGCAGCTTCATCTGCCTGGACGCCACCCCGCTTGGTGGCGGCCCGGACGCAGCCTTCAACCATTCACCCCGCGCCACGTTCGACGACAGCGTGCTCGTGGACGGAACCGCTCTCTACACCCAGCTTGCCGTCGCGCGGCTGGCCCAGCTCGCCGCCGCCTAA
- a CDS encoding ABC transporter ATP-binding protein — translation MNPHTNVAVAEVGARAGAPAAAVRKLNVSFGSAHVLKDVTLAVPAGRVVGLVGESGSGKSTLGKTLVGINRPTSGEVLIGNKDFTTVHGEARQRMRREVQYIPQDPYSSLSPRRTTGQTLAEALDPRRADPVRHRDAIAAALERVKLDPSAADKYPHEFSGGQRQRIAIARALMLEPKLVIADEITSALDVSVQADIIRLLQGMRGTVDSAMLFISHNLAVVQELCDDVVVMFQGRIVEQGTIDAVYRDPHHEYTRNLLASVPGSPEFSLD, via the coding sequence ATGAATCCACACACCAACGTTGCCGTCGCTGAGGTCGGAGCCCGCGCGGGCGCTCCCGCCGCAGCAGTACGGAAGCTGAACGTCAGCTTTGGCTCCGCCCATGTCCTCAAGGACGTCACCCTGGCCGTTCCGGCGGGGCGGGTGGTTGGCCTGGTGGGCGAGTCCGGGTCCGGGAAGTCCACGCTGGGCAAGACGCTGGTGGGAATCAACCGGCCCACCAGCGGTGAAGTGCTCATCGGAAACAAGGACTTCACCACAGTGCACGGCGAAGCCCGCCAGCGGATGCGTCGGGAAGTCCAGTACATTCCCCAGGACCCGTACTCCTCGCTCAGCCCGCGGCGCACCACGGGCCAGACGCTGGCCGAGGCCCTGGACCCGCGGAGAGCCGACCCCGTCAGGCACCGGGACGCTATCGCCGCTGCACTGGAGCGCGTCAAACTGGACCCCTCCGCGGCGGACAAGTACCCGCATGAGTTCTCCGGCGGCCAGCGGCAACGGATCGCCATCGCCCGCGCGCTGATGCTGGAGCCAAAGCTGGTCATTGCCGACGAGATCACGTCGGCGCTTGATGTCTCCGTCCAGGCGGACATCATCCGGCTGCTGCAGGGAATGCGCGGCACCGTGGACAGCGCCATGCTGTTCATCTCGCACAACCTGGCCGTAGTGCAGGAACTCTGTGACGACGTGGTGGTGATGTTCCAGGGCCGCATCGTGGAACAGGGCACCATCGATGCCGTGTACCGCGACCCGCATCATGAGTACACACGCAACCTCCTGGCGTCCGTTCCCGGATCGCCCGAGTTCTCGCTGGACTGA
- a CDS encoding MFS transporter — protein sequence MTHDSATRAHDQVAEVSAHLNPVAVAHTRATKEQRQTLIATGMGNALEWYDWGIYSAFAIYFATEVFNPRDPLAALLGAMAVFAVGFVARPVGGLVFGWLADHLGRRASMISTVGLASLGSLMIGLVPTYSAAGAWAAVVLLTARLLQGLAHGGEMPSAQTYIAESAPAARRGLWSSLIYVSGTSGIVIGLLFGYLLNLVLSKQDMQAWGWRVPFIIGAVLGLYTLIARSRMKETEAFTAAKATVRAPIWPEIRRNWRSALRVIGLGIGATVCYYVWSVSAVQQAVLIHKMDQGSALLASVLSNVVLIISLPFWGRFSDRFGRRASMMIGTGTPIVLFPLLVNTVGQSFWSLFLPATLILVLMGATLAVTPAVFAELFPTRIRTVGVAVPYAVAVAIFGGTAPYLQSWSNAAFGPSAFTIYVVALLIISTVVAWKLPETKGKDLTQ from the coding sequence ATGACCCACGATTCAGCTACCCGCGCCCACGATCAGGTGGCCGAGGTTTCGGCCCACCTGAACCCCGTCGCTGTTGCGCACACCAGAGCAACGAAAGAGCAGCGGCAGACCCTTATCGCCACCGGTATGGGCAACGCCTTGGAATGGTACGACTGGGGGATTTACTCAGCCTTCGCCATCTACTTTGCCACCGAGGTGTTCAACCCCAGGGACCCGCTGGCCGCGCTCCTCGGCGCGATGGCCGTGTTCGCCGTCGGATTCGTCGCCCGGCCGGTGGGCGGCTTAGTGTTCGGCTGGCTGGCGGACCACCTGGGCCGCCGCGCCTCCATGATCTCCACGGTGGGCCTGGCATCCCTCGGTTCCCTGATGATCGGTCTGGTTCCCACATACAGTGCCGCCGGAGCCTGGGCCGCCGTGGTGCTTCTGACGGCCCGCCTGCTGCAGGGCCTGGCGCACGGCGGCGAAATGCCGTCCGCCCAGACGTACATCGCGGAGTCGGCGCCCGCGGCGCGCCGCGGCCTGTGGTCCTCGCTGATCTATGTTTCCGGGACATCCGGCATCGTTATCGGCCTGCTTTTCGGCTACCTCCTCAACCTGGTACTGAGCAAGCAGGACATGCAGGCTTGGGGCTGGCGCGTCCCCTTCATCATTGGCGCAGTGCTGGGCCTTTACACCCTCATCGCGCGCTCCCGGATGAAGGAGACCGAAGCGTTCACGGCCGCCAAGGCCACTGTCCGCGCGCCCATCTGGCCCGAAATCCGCCGGAACTGGCGCTCGGCCCTCCGTGTTATCGGCCTGGGCATCGGCGCCACCGTCTGCTACTACGTGTGGTCGGTGAGCGCAGTCCAGCAGGCCGTCCTGATCCACAAGATGGACCAGGGCTCTGCGCTGCTGGCAAGCGTCCTCAGCAACGTGGTCCTGATCATCTCCCTGCCCTTCTGGGGCAGGTTCTCCGACCGCTTCGGCCGCCGCGCCAGCATGATGATCGGCACCGGCACTCCCATTGTGCTGTTCCCGTTGCTCGTCAACACGGTGGGCCAGAGCTTCTGGTCCCTCTTCCTCCCGGCCACACTCATCCTGGTGCTGATGGGAGCCACGCTGGCCGTTACCCCGGCAGTCTTCGCTGAACTATTCCCCACCCGGATCCGCACCGTAGGTGTGGCGGTGCCGTACGCGGTAGCCGTGGCCATCTTCGGCGGTACCGCACCGTACCTGCAGAGCTGGTCCAACGCCGCCTTCGGGCCCTCAGCCTTCACGATTTACGTGGTTGCCCTGTTAATCATCTCCACCGTGGTGGCCTGGAAGCTCCCGGAAACCAAGGGCAAGGACCTAACGCAGTAA